Proteins co-encoded in one Salvia splendens isolate huo1 chromosome 4, SspV2, whole genome shotgun sequence genomic window:
- the LOC121799877 gene encoding soluble inorganic pyrophosphatase-like, with product MAEKSAAKPSLASTPKLNERILSSLSRRSVAAHPWHDLEIGSGAPELVNVVIEIPKGSKVKYELDKKTGLIKVDRILYSSVVYPHNYGFIPRTLCEDNDPMDVLVIMQETVVPGCFLRARAIGLMPMIDQGEKDDKIIAVCADDPEYRHLTDISQLPPHRLMEIRRFFEDYKKNENKEVAVDAFLPSATAKDAIKYSMDLYAEYILESLRK from the exons atggCAGAAAAGAGTGCAGCTAAGCCATCACTGGCCAGTACTCCTAAATTGAACGAAAGAATCCTCTCGTCTTTGTCAAGGAGATCTGTTGCTGCTCATCCATGGCATGATCTTGAGATTG GATCCGGAGCACCTGAACTTGTTAACGTT GTGATTGAGATCCCTAAAGGGAGCAAAGTGAAATATGAACTTGACAAGAAAACTGGTTTGATCAAG GTTGATCGTATACTATACTCGTCTGTTGTGTATCCTCACAACTACGGCTTCATTCCTCGCACGCTATGCGAGGACAACGACCCAATGGACGTTCTAGTGATCATGCAG GAAACTGTGGTGCCTGGCTGTTTTCTTCGAGCTAGGGCCATAGGGTTGATGCCTATGATTGATCAG GGAGAGAAAGATGATAAGATCATTGCTGTGTGTGCTGATGATCCCGAGTATCGCCACTTGACTGATATCAGCCAACTCCCGCCTCATCGTCTCATGGAAATCCGACGCTTCTTTGAAGATT ACAAGAAGAATGAAAACAAAGAGGTTGCAGTTGATGCCTTTTTGCCCTCTGCAACTGCTAAGGATGCCATCAAATACTCCAT GGACCTTTATGCTGAGTACATCCTGGAGTCATTGAGGAAATGA
- the LOC121799874 gene encoding UV-B-induced protein At3g17800, chloroplastic-like: protein MRLMMQICADVPLVLHSAGGGCRQPELKHCGHFFDTKCFLSPGFTRKSTFSNPKLEVGPSKLRNRSFMTRASGNSSGDLTPMAPLQLESPIGQLLAQILQTHPHLLVATAEQQLDNLQKERDDQKEEAAPSSTDLFLYKRIVEVKEKERRKTVEEIIYCLIVQRFVENNITMIPKLLTSDPAERVDFWPNQELRLESVHSPEAYEMILSHLSLVLGERSVGPLDTIVQISKIKLGKLYAASIMYGYFLRRVDERYQLERSMNTLPEGFGDEETITYPEPISEKQLWDSDSLIRIYPDEDGGGIVDSRNEEKPYKLRSYVMYLDAETLQRYATIRSKEAVSLIEKQTQALFGRPEIRVAEDGALDASNDEVVSLTFSGLTMLVLEAVAFGSFLWDAENYVESKYPFINS from the exons ATGAGATTGATGATGCAGATATGTGCCGATGTCCCCTTGGTTCTTCACTCGGCTGGAGGAGGTTGCCGGCAGCCGGAGTTGAAGCACTGCGGCCACTTTTTCGACACCAAATGTTTTCTCTCTCCTGGATTCACCAGA AAAAGCACCTTTTCAAATCCAAAGCTAGAGGTTGGCCCATCGAAGTTGAGAAATAGAAGCTTTATGACGAGAGCCTCTGGTAACTCCAGTGGTGATTTGACTCCAATGGCACCTCTTCAGCTTGAGTCTCCAATTGGCCAGCTTTTGGCTCAAATCTTGCAAACCCATCCTCATCTCCTTGTAGCTACTGCTGAACAGCAGCTTGACAATCTTcagaaagagagagatgacCAGAAGGAGGAGGCTGCACCATCATCTACAGATCTCTTCCTCTATAA GAGAATTGTGGAAGTGAAAGAGAAGGAGAGGAGAAAGACAGTAGAGGAGATTATATATTGCTTGATTGTGCAAAgatttgtggaaaataatataacAATGATTCCTAAATTATTGACATCTGATCCTGCTGAAAGGGTTGACTTTTGGCCAAACCAAGAGCTAAGGCTGGAATCTGTGCACTCTCCCGAGGCTTATGAGATGATTTTAAGCCATCTATCTCTTGTACTCGGGGAGCGATCTGTTGGGCCCTTGGATACTATCGTGCAGATAAGTAAAATAAAGCTTGGAAAGCTTTATGCTGCTTCAATCATGTATGGGTATTTCCTTAGAAGAGTTGATGAAAGGTATCAACTCGAAAGATCTATGAACACGCTTCCTGAAGGTTTTGGTGATGAAGAGACAATAACATATCCAGAGCCGATATCAGAAAAGCAACTATGGGATTCTGATTCTTTGATACGGATATATCCTGACGAAGATGGGGGAGGTATAGTGGACTCTAGAAACGAAGAGAAACCATACAAATTAAGATCGTATGTTATGTATTTGGATGCAGAGACGCTTCAGCGATATGCAACCATAAGATCTAAAGAAGCAGTCTCTTTGATCGAGAAGCAGACGCAGGCCTTGTTTGGAAGACCTGAAATTAGAGTCGCAGAAGATGGTGCCTTAGATGCATCTAATGATGAAGTCGTTTCTCTAACATTTTCTGGACTTACAATGCTGGTGTTGGAGGCAGTTGCATTTGGATCATTTTTATGGGACGCAGAAAATTATGTTGAGTCCAAGTATCCATTTATCAATAGCTAG
- the LOC121799878 gene encoding transcription factor MYC2-like, producing the protein MINYRTPTPSPSSDPIHMNLWSSSSAASTVADADASMVDTFMSSSSDLTSFWPSSYAPPPPADADLSKSHFLNQETLQQRLLALIEGARESWTYAIFWQSSAPDFASPSLLGWGDGYYKGDENKLPRQTASSPAEQDHRKKVLRELNSLISGPPSAVDDAVDEEVTDTEWFFLISMTQSFVSGSGLPGQALYSSTPVWVTGNERLLASHCERARQAQGFGLQTLVCIPSANGVVELGSTELIFQSSDLMNKVRVLFNFNGTEIASSAAASWALNDNDPSTMWLTDPSSSAVDVTTIAPSNLSTKQNPSSSSLTETPFVQHQTQGFFKGELNFSEFGLNSTSKRESGEMLNFGESVKRGVGVKDDKTKRRSPMAEDGMMSCTSGVLLKSDNQFESDQSDLEASVLKDVDSSRVVNPEKRPRKRGRKPANGREEPLNHVEAERQRREKLNQRFYALRAVVPNVSKMDKASLLGDAIAYINELKSKVQSVESDKEELKRELESTKRATPAPAPAPTRLGQSSNAKIDMEIDVKIIGWDAMIRVQCNKKNHPAAKLMVALRELELDVHHASVSVVNDLMIQQATVKMEARLYTQEQLRVALISKVAEIR; encoded by the coding sequence ATGATCAATTACCGCACACCCACACCATCACCATCCTCCGACCCAATCCACATGAATCTATGGTCCTCCTCTAGCGCCGCCTCCACCGTGGCCGACGCCGACGCCTCCATGGTCGACACCTTCATGTCCTCTTCCTCCGACCTCACCTCCTTCTGGCCCTCCTCCTACGCCCCCCCTCCCCCCGCCGACGCCGACCTCTCCAAATCCCACTTCCTCAACCAGGAGACCCTCCAGCAGCGCCTCCTCGCCCTCATCGAAGGCGCCCGCGAGAGCTGGACCTACGCCATTTTCTGGCAGTCCTCCGCCCCCGACTTCGCCTCCCCCTCCCTCCTCGGCTGGGGCGACGGCTACTACAAGGGCGACGAGAACAAACTCCCCCGCCAAACCGCCTCCTCCCCCGCCGAGCAGGACCACCGCAAGAAAGTCCTCCGCGAGCTCAATTCCCTCATCTCCGGCCCTCCCTCCGCCGTTGACGACGCCGTCGATGAAGAGGTCACCGACACCGAGTGGTTTTTCCTTATTTCGATGACGCAGTCCTTCGTCAGCGGCTCCGGCCTTCCGGGCCAGGCCCTGTACAGCTCCACCCCGGTCTGGGTCACTGGCAACGAGAGGCTTTTAGCCTCCCACTGCGAGCGGGCCCGACAGGCCCAGGGCTTCGGCCTTCAAACCCTCGTCTGCATACCCTCCGCAAACGGCGTCGTAGAGCTCGGCTCCACTGAGCTTATCTTCCAAAGCTCGGATCTGATGAATAAGGTCAGAGTTCTCTTCAATTTCAATGGAACAGAAATtgcctcctccgccgccgcctcgtgGGCCTTAAACGACAACGATCCCTCCACCATGTGGCTCACCGacccctcctcctccgccgtcgATGTCACCACAATCGCTCCCTCCAATCTCTCCACCAAACAAAACCCTAGCTCCAGCAGCTTAACAGAAACCCCCTTTGTGCAGCATCAAACGCAGGGCTTCTTCAAAGGAGAGCTCAATTTCTCCGAATTCGGATTGAATTCGACCAGTAAGCGTGAGTCAGGGGAGATGCTGAATTTTGGGGAGAGTGTGAAGAGAGGGGTTGGGGTTAAGGACGACAAGACGAAGAGGAGATCTCCGATGGCCGAGGACGGGATGATGTCCTGCACCTCCGGCGTGCTTTTAAAATCCGATAACCAATTCGAATCCGATCAATCCGATCTCGAAGCATCTGTGCTGAAGGATGTCGACAGTAGCAGAGTCGTGAACCCGGAGAAACGGCCTAGGAAGCGCGGGAGGAAGCCGGCTAATGGAAGGGAGGAGCCGCTCAATCATGTAGAAGCAGAGCGGCAGAGGAGGGAGAAGTTAAACCAGCGATTCTACGCTCTCCGAGCTGTCGTTCCCAACGTGTCGAAAATGGACAAGGCCTCGCTTCTAGGCGACGCCATTGCCTACATCAACGAGCTGAAGTCCAAGGTGCAAAGTGTGGAATCCGATAAAGAGGAATTGAAACGGGAGCTGGAGTCGACCAAGAGGGCGACTCCAGCTCCAGCTCCAGCCCCTACGCGTCTGGGGCAGAGCAGCAATGCCAAGATCGATATGGAGATAGACGTGAAGATCATCGGGTGGGACgcgatgatacgggtgcagtgTAACAAGAAGAATCATCCCGCGGCGAAGCTGATGGTGGCGCTGAGGGAGCTGGAGCTCGATGTTCATCACGCTAGTGTGTCAGTTGTGAATGATTTGATGATACAGCAAGCCACGGTGAAGATGGAAGCACGCCTTTACACACAAGAACAGCTTAGGGTAGCTTTGATATCCAAAGTCGCTGAGattagataa
- the LOC121799879 gene encoding probable ADP-ribosylation factor GTPase-activating protein AGD9, protein MASDSFADRNAIFRKLRAKSDNKMCFDCNAKNPTWASVPYGIFLCIDCSGVHRSLGVHISFVRSTNMDSWTPEQLKLMYFGGNNRAQVFFKQHGWSDGGKIEAKYTSRAAELYRQLLAKEVAKSNAEEAGFPSSPVASQSSQPSNGFSDVKVAEEPKGGSSNDTLKESHSLKNGTPESSSSSPRAYQAASTIFVKKTLGAKKTGKSGGLGAKKLTSKPSESLYEQKPEEPPVQVSSAKSSTSSTPAVGASFTSRFEYTENGEPTEMSSGGTRIINHVSAPKSSNFFAEYGMDSGFPKKSGSNSLKVQVEETDEARKKFTNAKSISSAQYFGNQTNAKDLEASATLVKFSGSSSISSADLFGHESGSPVDISAGELINKLSFQAQQDISSLKNIAAESGKKISSLASSLLTDLQDRIL, encoded by the exons ATGGCTTCCGACTCGTTCGCCGACAGAAACGCCATTTTCCGCAAGCTCAGGGCTAAGTCCGATAATAAG ATGTGTTTCGATTGCAACGCAAAGAATCCGACTTGGGCGTCCGTTCCGTATGGGATCTTCCTGTGCATTGATTGTTCGGGGGTTCATCGAAGCCTTGGCGTGCATATCAGCTTCGTGAG GTCAACAAATATGGATTCTTGGACACCCGAGCAGTTAAAGCTGATGTATTTTGGCGGAAATAACCGTGCTCAAGTGTTTTTCAAACAGCATGGATGGAGTGATGGAGGAAAGATTGAGGCCAAATATACCTCAAGAGCTGCTGAGTTGTACAGACAATTACTTGCTAAAGAAGTTGCGAAAAGTAATGCAGAAGAGGCAGGCTTTCCTTCCTCGCCCGTTGCTTCCCAGTCATCCCAACCTTCTAATGGATTTTCTGATGTAAAAGTCGCCGAAGAGCCTAAAGGAGGTTCTTCAAATGACACTCTGAAAGAAAGTCATTCTTTGAAAAACGGAACTCCTgagtcttcttcttcctcacctAGGGCCTACCAAGCAGCTTCAACAATTTTTGTCAAGAAGACTCTTGGTGCAAAGAAAACTGGAAAGTCTGGTGGGCTAGGTGCTAAGAAACTCACAAGCAAA CCTAGTGAAAGCCTTTATGAACAAAAGCCTGAAGAGCCGCCTGTACAAGTTTCTTCTGCCAAATCTTCAACCAGCAGTACTCCTGCAGTTGGTGCATCATTTACATCTCGATTTGAGTATACTGAAAATGGCGAACCTACTGAGATGAGTTCCGGAGGCACTCGTATTATTAACCATGTATCAGCTCCGAAGTCTTCCAATTTCTTTGCTGAATATGGCATGGACAGTGGCTTCCCTAAGAAAAGTGGTTCGAATTCGTTAAAAGTCCAA GTTGAGGAGACTGACGAAGCCAGGAAGAAATTTACTAATGCAAAATCTATATCATCTGCCCAGTACTTTGGTAATCAAACCAATgctaaagatttggaggcatcAGCTACATTGGTGAAATTCTCA GGGTCATCATCAATTTCTAGTGCCGATCTATTTGGTCATGAGTCTGGTTCTCCTGTTGACATTTCCGCCGGTGAGCTCATTAATAAGCTGTCCTTCCAG GCACAACAAGATATCTCCTCTCTAAAGAATATTGCTGCAGAATCTGGGAAAAAGATAAGCTCCCTTGCGTCTTCGTTGCTAACGGATCTGCAGGACAGAATCCTCTGA
- the LOC121801505 gene encoding ubiquitin carboxyl-terminal hydrolase 20-like isoform X1 yields the protein MADHESVLLDAEKAAEDALASDAQRLNSPPAPSASLSHWSTSWSKPAEFDEPPQKSAQVVVEFPPSSSLSNRAIIGAGLENLGNTCFLNSVLQCFIHTVPLLQPILSNGYLMQSTNNYNKEQFSVLNAMRDLIFQSLVSNTAVSPFDLVNNLTHISSNFQRFQQEDAHEFLQCFLDRLEGCYEPKSNIVQQVFGGRLVSNLICCNCGHCSDTYEPSIDLSLEIDDADNLFTALQSFTKVEKIEDPETKFTCEKCREQVYVEKKLSFDQAPEVAVLHLKRFKNYGSFVEKIDKHVAFPLDLDMQPFTGNGNHNHEDLQYVLYAVVVHIGLTPTSGHYYCFIRLSAGIWCCFDDSKVELVNEAYVLSQEAYVLFYAKHGTLWFSSFIESQKELLYSTMRNTSPKSVLDNIDTSVSPYLVNKFGCDTNAVSCDAGIAHTGGDDNEIRDSGAVMNESTRKVKDHYLDDSVTPLSRRNEIKRRVSINDLEDSVEPLSVKPSNTSMPKDKKVSPILFEKVNNNQEVTVPQKSPIDIEAVFRSPSPEIYRKGSPPDAGFTICRSHLRSADRISCKRRLEEDMDDERKHARMFVMKNMPNSRSQQLMNALRGSKSEPSVNRKKARRLSVQ from the exons ATGGCCGACCACGAATCTGTGTTGCTGGATGCCGAGAAAGCCGCTGAAGATGCACTTGCTAGTGATGCCCAACGCCTCAATTCGCCGCCTGCTCCCTCCGCTTCTCTGTCTCACTGGTCGACCTCGTGGTCCAAACCCGCTGAATTCGACGAGCCACCTCAGAAATCGGCACAAGTAGTAGTCGAGTTTCCGCCTTCGAGTTCGCTGTCCAATCGTGCTATCATA GGAGCCGGGTTGGAAAATTTAGGCAACACCTGCTTTCTGAACTCAGTGTTGCAGTGCTTTATTCACACTGTTCCGCTTCTTCAGCCAATTCTTTCAAATGGGTATTTAATGCAGTCGACCAATAATT ATAACAAGGAGCAATTTTCTGTGCTGAATGCAATGCGGGATCTGATTTTCCAATCGCTTGTTTCAAATACCGCCGTCTCACCTTTTGATCTTGTCAACAACTTGACTC ATATATCATCAAACTTTCAGAGATTCCAGCAGGAAGATGCTCACGAATTCCTCCAGTGTTTTTTGGATAGACTTGAGGGATGTTATGAACCAAAGAGTAACATAGTGCAGCAAGTATTTGGTGGTCGTCTTGTCAGCAAT TTGATATGCTGCAACTGCGGTCACTGCTCTGACACTTATGAACCATCAATTGACCTTAGTTTGGAGATTGATGATGCGGACAATCTGTTTACTGCTCTCCAATCTTTCACAAAGGTTGAAAAGATTGAAGACCCAGAGACTAAGTTTACATGTGAAAAGTGTAGAGAGCAAGTGTATGTTGAGAAAAAACTTTCCTTTGATCAAGCTCCTGAAGTAGCAGTACTTCATTTGAAGCGGTTCAAAAATTATGGCAGCTTTGTTGAAAAGATTGATAAACATGTGGCATTTCCATTAGATTTGGACATGCAGCCTTTCACTGGCAATGGCAATCATAATCAT GAAGATCTTCAATATGTGCTCTACGCCGTTGTGGTGCACATTGGGTTAACGCCTACATCTGGCCACTACTACTGTTTCATACGCTTATCAGCTGGCATATGGTGCTGTTTTGATGATTCGAAG GTTGAGCTGGTCAATGAGGCTTATGTGCTATCGCAAGAGGCCTATGTTCTCTTCTATGCAAAACATGGTACTCTGTGGTTCTCAAGTTTCATTGAATCACAGAAAGAATTATTGTATTCAACTATGCGGAACACATCGCCAAAATCTGTGTTGGACAACATAGACACCTCAGTATCTCCCTATTTGGTCAACAAATTTGGCTGTGATACCAATGCAGTAAGTTGTGATGCTGGAATAGCGCACACAGGAGGTGATGATAATGAGATCAGGGATAGTGGAGCAGTGATGAATGAAAGTACGAGGAAAGTAAAGGATCATTATCTGGATGATTCAGTGACCCCATTGTCTAGGAGGAATGAAATTAAGAGGAGAGTAAGCATAAATGATCTGGAGGATTCAGTGGAACCATTGTCTGTGAAACCTTCAAATACGTCTATGCCCAAAGACAAAAAAGTTTctccaattttatttgaaaaggTTAACAATAATCAGGAGGTTACTGTGCCCCAAAAGAGTCCAATTGATATTGAAGCAGTTTTCAGATCTCCAAGTCCCGAGATATACAGAAAAGGCTCACCACCTG ATGCAGGTTTCACCATTTGCCGCAGCCATCTGAGAAGTGCAGACCGTATATCTTGCAAGAGACGATTGGAGGAGGATATGGATGATGAGAGGAAGCACGCACGCATGTTTGTAATGAAGAACATGCCAAACTCAAGAAGTCAGCAACTAATGAATGCGCTGAGGGGTTCCAAGAGCGAACCTTCTGTCAATAGGAAGAAGGCGAGGCGACTGTCTGTCCAGTGA
- the LOC121801505 gene encoding ubiquitin carboxyl-terminal hydrolase 20-like isoform X2 encodes MADHESVLLDAEKAAEDALASDAQRLNSPPAPSASLSHWSTSWSKPAEFDEPPQKSAQVVVEFPPSSSLSNRAIIGAGLENLGNTCFLNSVLQCFIHTVPLLQPILSNGYLMQSTNNYNKEQFSVLNAMRDLIFQSLVSNTAVSPFDLVNNLTHISSNFQRFQQEDAHEFLQCFLDRLEGCYEPKSNIVQQVFGGRLVSNLICCNCGHCSDTYEPSIDLSLEIDDADNLFTALQSFTKVEKIEDPETKFTCEKCREQVYVEKKLSFDQAPEVAVLHLKRFKNYGSFVEKIDKHVAFPLDLDMQPFTGNGNHNHEDLQYVLYAVVVHIGLTPTSGHYYCFIRLSAGIWCCFDDSKVELVNEAYVLSQEAYVLFYAKHGTLWFSSFIESQKELLYSTMRNTSPKSVLDNIDTSVSPYLVNKFGCDTNAVSCDAGIAHTGGDDNEIRDSGAVMNESTRKVKDHYLDDSVTPLSRRNEIKRRVSINDLEDSVEPLSVKPSNTSMPKDKKVSPILFEKVNNNQEVTVPQKSPIDIEAVFRSPSPEIYRKGSPPGFTICRSHLRSADRISCKRRLEEDMDDERKHARMFVMKNMPNSRSQQLMNALRGSKSEPSVNRKKARRLSVQ; translated from the exons ATGGCCGACCACGAATCTGTGTTGCTGGATGCCGAGAAAGCCGCTGAAGATGCACTTGCTAGTGATGCCCAACGCCTCAATTCGCCGCCTGCTCCCTCCGCTTCTCTGTCTCACTGGTCGACCTCGTGGTCCAAACCCGCTGAATTCGACGAGCCACCTCAGAAATCGGCACAAGTAGTAGTCGAGTTTCCGCCTTCGAGTTCGCTGTCCAATCGTGCTATCATA GGAGCCGGGTTGGAAAATTTAGGCAACACCTGCTTTCTGAACTCAGTGTTGCAGTGCTTTATTCACACTGTTCCGCTTCTTCAGCCAATTCTTTCAAATGGGTATTTAATGCAGTCGACCAATAATT ATAACAAGGAGCAATTTTCTGTGCTGAATGCAATGCGGGATCTGATTTTCCAATCGCTTGTTTCAAATACCGCCGTCTCACCTTTTGATCTTGTCAACAACTTGACTC ATATATCATCAAACTTTCAGAGATTCCAGCAGGAAGATGCTCACGAATTCCTCCAGTGTTTTTTGGATAGACTTGAGGGATGTTATGAACCAAAGAGTAACATAGTGCAGCAAGTATTTGGTGGTCGTCTTGTCAGCAAT TTGATATGCTGCAACTGCGGTCACTGCTCTGACACTTATGAACCATCAATTGACCTTAGTTTGGAGATTGATGATGCGGACAATCTGTTTACTGCTCTCCAATCTTTCACAAAGGTTGAAAAGATTGAAGACCCAGAGACTAAGTTTACATGTGAAAAGTGTAGAGAGCAAGTGTATGTTGAGAAAAAACTTTCCTTTGATCAAGCTCCTGAAGTAGCAGTACTTCATTTGAAGCGGTTCAAAAATTATGGCAGCTTTGTTGAAAAGATTGATAAACATGTGGCATTTCCATTAGATTTGGACATGCAGCCTTTCACTGGCAATGGCAATCATAATCAT GAAGATCTTCAATATGTGCTCTACGCCGTTGTGGTGCACATTGGGTTAACGCCTACATCTGGCCACTACTACTGTTTCATACGCTTATCAGCTGGCATATGGTGCTGTTTTGATGATTCGAAG GTTGAGCTGGTCAATGAGGCTTATGTGCTATCGCAAGAGGCCTATGTTCTCTTCTATGCAAAACATGGTACTCTGTGGTTCTCAAGTTTCATTGAATCACAGAAAGAATTATTGTATTCAACTATGCGGAACACATCGCCAAAATCTGTGTTGGACAACATAGACACCTCAGTATCTCCCTATTTGGTCAACAAATTTGGCTGTGATACCAATGCAGTAAGTTGTGATGCTGGAATAGCGCACACAGGAGGTGATGATAATGAGATCAGGGATAGTGGAGCAGTGATGAATGAAAGTACGAGGAAAGTAAAGGATCATTATCTGGATGATTCAGTGACCCCATTGTCTAGGAGGAATGAAATTAAGAGGAGAGTAAGCATAAATGATCTGGAGGATTCAGTGGAACCATTGTCTGTGAAACCTTCAAATACGTCTATGCCCAAAGACAAAAAAGTTTctccaattttatttgaaaaggTTAACAATAATCAGGAGGTTACTGTGCCCCAAAAGAGTCCAATTGATATTGAAGCAGTTTTCAGATCTCCAAGTCCCGAGATATACAGAAAAGGCTCACCACCTG GTTTCACCATTTGCCGCAGCCATCTGAGAAGTGCAGACCGTATATCTTGCAAGAGACGATTGGAGGAGGATATGGATGATGAGAGGAAGCACGCACGCATGTTTGTAATGAAGAACATGCCAAACTCAAGAAGTCAGCAACTAATGAATGCGCTGAGGGGTTCCAAGAGCGAACCTTCTGTCAATAGGAAGAAGGCGAGGCGACTGTCTGTCCAGTGA